The proteins below come from a single Dasypus novemcinctus isolate mDasNov1 chromosome 22, mDasNov1.1.hap2, whole genome shotgun sequence genomic window:
- the LOC105747560 gene encoding olfactory receptor 14C36-like produces MPNTTMVTGFLLTRFSDIWEYRVLHALLFLLMYLATLMGNFLIITVTTLDQSLQTPMYFFLRNLSLLDMCYISVTVPKACVIFLLDDRTVSIVGCSVQIFLVFLFACTEQLFLTIMAYDRYVAICQPLHFHIIMNPRICVQMTLVSILTGLAYAGFHTGNTFRLPFCHSNVVHQYFCDVPSLLKLSCSEISSNEILILISAVLIGGGCFACITMSYGRIFSTVLKFPKRGEQRKAFSTCVPHILVVTIFVSAGAAVYMKPNSNSPTIQDMIASVFYSIVPPLLNPIIYSLRNKQIKEAVKRVMRRMLYSGKKIG; encoded by the coding sequence ATGCCCAACACTACTATGGTGACTGGATTCCTGCTTACAAGATTTTCTGACATATGGGAGTACAGAGTCTTACATGCCCTGCTCTTCCTACTGATGTACTTGGCAACCCTGATGGGGAACTTTCTCATTATCACAGTTACCACCCTCGACCAGAGTCTTCAAacacccatgtattttttccttaggAATCTATCTTTGTTGGACATGTGCTACATTTCTGTCACTGTTCCCAAGGCATGTGTTATCTTCCTGCTTGATGACAGGACAGTCTCTATAGTTGGATGTTCAGTTCAGATCttccttgtgtttttgtttgcttgtacaGAACAGCTGTTCCTCACTAttatggcctatgaccgctatgtggccatctgtcaACCTCTCCACTTCCACATAATCATGAACCCTCGAATATGTGTTCAGATGACTCTGGTCTCCATACTTACTGGCCTGGCCTATGCTGGCTTTCACACTGGCAACACATTCCGGCTGCCCTTCTGTCACTCCAATGTGGTGCATCAGTATTTTTGTGATGTTCCCTCTCTGTTGAAGCTCTCCTGCTCTGAGATCTCaagcaatgaaattttaattcttaTCTCTGCGGTTCTTATAGGTGGTGGCTGCTTTGCCTGCATCACCATGTCTTATGGTCGcatattttctactgtgctcaagtttcctaaaaggggagaacaaagaaaggcCTTTTCCACCTGTGTCCCTCACATCCTTGTGGTGACCATCTTTGTTAGCGCAGGTGCTGCTGTGTATATGAAGCCAAACTCCAACTCACCCACAATTCAGGACATGATTGCCTCTGTATTCTATTCTATAGTCCCTCCTCTCTTAAATCCTATAAtttatagtcttagaaacaagcagataaaggAAGCTGTAAAGAGAGTTATGAGAAGAATGctttattcaggaaaaaaaataggataa